From Agromyces sp. SYSU T00194, a single genomic window includes:
- a CDS encoding FadR/GntR family transcriptional regulator — protein sequence MSNPAGRPTTGLPNGDAPAILGAGSRRTPNARLGVVVVHDLVSAIVTGEVQPGDLLPTESVLTEHFGVSRTVIRESVKRLEEKGLVRVTQGRGTEITDPSEWNILDRVVLGAFVEHDATLGILDEIAVIRAQLESVMAAGCAERRTDADLDALRAAMDEMHRTVDDVEGFSQTDIDFHVLVMDISGNRLAEGIARTLVARARDNSRFFGAPGPEAPTETLAEHEAILDAIAAGDGEAAARLMSDHITTAWERRRIPREVEPA from the coding sequence ATGTCCAACCCCGCCGGTCGCCCGACCACTGGCCTGCCGAACGGCGACGCGCCCGCGATCCTCGGCGCGGGCTCGCGGCGCACGCCGAACGCCCGGCTCGGCGTCGTCGTGGTGCACGACCTGGTGAGCGCGATCGTCACCGGCGAGGTGCAGCCCGGCGACCTGCTGCCGACCGAATCGGTGCTCACCGAGCACTTCGGCGTGAGCCGCACCGTCATCCGCGAGTCGGTCAAGCGCCTGGAGGAGAAGGGCCTCGTGCGCGTCACCCAGGGGCGCGGCACCGAGATCACCGACCCGTCGGAGTGGAACATCCTCGACCGCGTCGTGCTCGGCGCCTTCGTGGAGCACGACGCGACGCTCGGCATCCTCGACGAGATCGCGGTGATCCGCGCGCAGCTCGAGTCGGTCATGGCGGCCGGCTGCGCCGAGCGCCGCACCGACGCCGACCTCGACGCGCTGCGCGCGGCGATGGACGAGATGCACCGCACCGTCGACGACGTCGAGGGCTTCTCGCAGACCGACATCGACTTCCACGTGCTCGTCATGGATATCTCGGGCAACCGGCTCGCCGAGGGCATCGCGCGCACGCTCGTGGCGCGCGCGCGCGACAACTCGCGCTTCTTCGGCGCCCCCGGGCCGGAGGCGCCGACCGAGACGCTCGCCGAGCACGAGGCGATCCTCGACGCGATCGCCGCGGGCGACGGCGAGGCCGCCGCGCGCCTCATGTCCGACCACATCACGACCGCGTGGGAGCGCCGCCGCATCCCGCGCGAGGTCGAGCCCGCCTGA
- a CDS encoding right-handed parallel beta-helix repeat-containing protein has product MTTDRIEVYASPEGSVYGDGSRGYPVRDLHSAMRLVRQRRAPGQRAVVWLMGGVYRQRETLELGPDDSFTAFCALDASAPPVFEGAEPVTGWRAVVVNGVAALAAPAPAARGRALYVGGERAPRPSYPVGGGFLRMESVAGLDPTAGFVETLFDGADRFTYAAGDVPELAEPERVEVVVPHYWVQERMPVASIDRERREITSPLRSIFALRDDAAQTFARYRLENVAEAFGHVAGEWYLDATGLLAGADGPQVLYLPRPGESAETLDVRMPVLDVFVRLTGTGAVPVREVRFEGVSFAYADFAEVPPAVPPFGVREDPVLPEGVAFAADVQAASTVPAAVQFDGARSCAFVDGCVSHVGGYGLSLGPGSRGNLVSGTRFFDLGAGAVRSGGSVDAASDDFNRSNEVSDNDIERGGRVYPSCVAVLFQHGAHNVIAHNHIRDFFYTGVSVGWMWDYEDSPSQGNLVVGNHIHDLGQGLLNDMGGVYLLGIAPGTAVRGNHIHDVECANYGGWGIYLDEGSSHVVIEDNVVHHVSSQCYHHHYGRESIIRNNVFAYGGNGQVSITRPEQLVSFTMERNLLLGSASPGYTGTPGPRDLREYTIVSDLNLFWDERPVDGAVLAANGEKSPGADGCLEWAIVEPMDDEWRALGHDRHSVVADPRFVDAPSGDLSGESAEGRADASGEPGTRREFAVADDSPAHDLGIRVPDVSGAGPRPVADRLHPLAARTRRDQFARAQG; this is encoded by the coding sequence ATGACGACCGACCGGATCGAGGTGTACGCGAGTCCGGAGGGCTCGGTCTACGGCGACGGCTCGCGCGGGTACCCCGTGCGCGACCTGCACTCGGCCATGCGCCTGGTGCGGCAGCGCCGGGCGCCGGGGCAGCGGGCCGTGGTCTGGCTCATGGGCGGGGTGTACCGCCAGCGGGAGACCCTCGAGCTCGGGCCCGACGACTCGTTCACCGCATTCTGCGCACTCGACGCGTCGGCGCCGCCGGTGTTCGAGGGCGCCGAGCCGGTGACGGGGTGGCGCGCGGTCGTCGTGAACGGGGTGGCGGCCCTCGCCGCGCCCGCGCCCGCGGCGCGCGGCCGGGCCCTGTACGTCGGCGGGGAGCGGGCGCCGCGTCCGTCGTACCCGGTGGGCGGCGGGTTCCTGCGCATGGAGTCGGTGGCGGGGCTCGACCCGACCGCCGGCTTCGTCGAGACGCTGTTCGACGGCGCCGACCGGTTCACCTACGCCGCAGGCGACGTGCCGGAGCTCGCCGAGCCCGAGCGCGTCGAGGTCGTCGTGCCCCACTACTGGGTGCAGGAGCGCATGCCCGTCGCATCCATCGACCGCGAGCGACGCGAGATCACGAGCCCGCTGCGCAGCATCTTCGCGCTGCGCGACGACGCGGCCCAGACGTTCGCCCGCTACCGGCTCGAGAACGTGGCCGAGGCGTTCGGGCATGTGGCCGGCGAGTGGTACCTCGACGCGACCGGGCTGCTCGCCGGCGCCGACGGCCCGCAGGTGCTGTACCTGCCGCGGCCGGGTGAGTCGGCGGAGACGCTCGACGTGCGGATGCCGGTGCTCGACGTGTTCGTGCGGCTGACCGGCACCGGTGCCGTGCCCGTGCGCGAGGTGCGCTTCGAGGGCGTCTCGTTCGCCTACGCCGACTTCGCCGAGGTGCCGCCCGCGGTGCCGCCGTTCGGCGTGCGCGAGGACCCGGTGCTGCCCGAGGGCGTGGCCTTCGCGGCCGACGTGCAGGCGGCGAGCACCGTGCCGGCCGCGGTGCAGTTCGACGGCGCGCGCTCGTGCGCCTTCGTCGACGGCTGCGTCTCGCACGTCGGCGGCTACGGCCTGAGCCTCGGGCCGGGCAGCCGCGGCAACCTCGTGAGCGGCACGCGGTTCTTCGACCTCGGCGCGGGCGCGGTGCGCTCGGGCGGCTCGGTCGACGCGGCATCCGACGACTTCAACCGCTCCAACGAGGTGAGCGACAACGACATCGAGCGCGGCGGACGCGTCTACCCGAGTTGCGTCGCGGTGCTCTTCCAGCACGGCGCGCACAACGTCATCGCGCACAACCACATCCGCGACTTCTTCTACACTGGCGTCTCCGTGGGCTGGATGTGGGACTACGAGGACAGCCCCTCGCAGGGCAACCTCGTCGTCGGCAACCACATCCACGACCTCGGCCAGGGGCTGCTGAACGACATGGGCGGCGTCTACCTGCTCGGCATCGCGCCCGGCACGGCGGTGCGCGGCAACCACATCCACGACGTGGAGTGCGCGAACTACGGCGGCTGGGGCATCTACCTCGACGAGGGCTCGAGTCACGTCGTGATCGAGGACAACGTGGTGCACCACGTGTCGAGCCAGTGCTACCACCACCACTACGGCCGCGAGTCGATCATCCGCAACAACGTGTTCGCGTACGGCGGCAACGGCCAGGTGTCGATCACCCGCCCCGAGCAGCTCGTGTCGTTCACGATGGAGCGCAACCTGCTGCTCGGCTCGGCGTCTCCCGGCTACACGGGCACGCCCGGCCCGCGCGACCTGCGCGAGTACACGATCGTGAGCGACCTCAACCTGTTCTGGGACGAGCGGCCCGTCGACGGTGCCGTGCTCGCGGCGAACGGCGAGAAGTCGCCCGGGGCCGACGGGTGTCTGGAGTGGGCGATCGTCGAGCCGATGGACGACGAATGGCGTGCGCTCGGCCACGACCGGCACTCGGTCGTCGCCGACCCGCGGTTCGTCGATGCCCCGTCGGGCGACCTCTCGGGCGAGTCCGCCGAGGGGCGAGCGGATGCCTCCGGCGAGCCCGGCACCCGCCGCGAGTTCGCGGTGGCCGACGACTCCCCGGCGCACGACCTCGGCATCCGCGTGCCCGATGTCTCGGGCGCCGGCCCGCGCCCGGTCGCCGACCGCCTGCACCCGCTCGCCGCGCGCACCCGCCGCGACCAGTTCGCTCGCGCCCAGGGCTGA
- a CDS encoding carbohydrate ABC transporter permease, protein MRAERISRWVIAIPMALLAIATIYPMVYAVNIALKDRREYVLDRLGVTTTFNIQNFVDAWNQANMGRYYLNSIIVTVASVALILILASMAGYAISHLTFRGNRVMFLVILGTMMIPFQVIMVPFIKLMSDMGTINTYAGLIIAYVSQFLPFTVFFMASFYSGIPKEITEAARVDGNSLWGVWGRIMLPLGKPALLSMGILNALFCWNDILIALLVMQSPDQRTVMVGVSALRGQYPDNVPTYLAGVLLVVLPLVVVYLIFQRQITAGVTAGATKG, encoded by the coding sequence ATGCGCGCCGAACGCATCTCGCGGTGGGTCATCGCGATCCCGATGGCGCTGCTGGCCATCGCGACCATCTACCCGATGGTGTACGCCGTCAACATCGCCCTGAAGGACCGTCGCGAGTACGTGCTCGACCGGCTGGGCGTGACGACCACCTTCAACATCCAGAACTTCGTCGACGCCTGGAACCAGGCGAACATGGGGCGCTACTACCTGAACTCGATCATCGTCACCGTGGCATCCGTCGCGCTGATCCTGATCCTCGCCTCGATGGCCGGGTACGCGATCAGCCACCTGACGTTCCGCGGCAACCGGGTCATGTTCCTCGTGATCCTCGGCACGATGATGATCCCGTTCCAGGTGATCATGGTGCCGTTCATCAAGCTGATGAGCGACATGGGCACCATCAACACCTACGCGGGACTGATCATCGCGTACGTCTCGCAGTTCCTGCCGTTCACGGTGTTCTTCATGGCCTCGTTCTACTCGGGCATCCCCAAGGAGATCACCGAGGCGGCGCGCGTCGACGGCAACAGCCTGTGGGGCGTCTGGGGTCGCATCATGCTGCCCCTCGGCAAGCCCGCGCTGCTGTCGATGGGCATCCTGAACGCGCTGTTCTGCTGGAACGATATCCTCATCGCGCTGCTCGTGATGCAGTCGCCCGACCAGCGTACGGTGATGGTCGGGGTGAGCGCGCTGCGCGGCCAGTACCCCGACAACGTGCCGACCTACCTCGCCGGCGTGCTGCTCGTGGTGCTGCCGCTCGTGGTGGTCTACCTCATCTTCCAGCGGCAGATCACGGCGGGTGTCACCGCGGGCGCGACGAAGGGCTAG
- a CDS encoding carbohydrate ABC transporter permease, with protein sequence MTAPTSTRAVVLSDPSPGWPRRTPSVPRRKRKITSETITPYLLVLPVLLILLVFRIYPLLLGINFSFTGDQELNGVFVGFDNYLFLLQDERFQASARNVLVVLLFVPIEVLVAGLLATFIFVKVPGHRFYRSVYFLPVVLSPIIIGAIFNIVLGANGPLNAMAESIGLPTVDYLGQTMTALPSVLAVHIWATFGMALVIFLAGFSTLDQQLLDAARIDGANFPQTIWHVIIPGLSQTIQFVFVTTTIGMLTGLFGLLYTMTAGGPGAASYLPEFLIWKLNGEARPALASAASVFLLLIVLVIGLIQIRVLRRATKES encoded by the coding sequence ATGACCGCCCCCACGTCCACCCGGGCTGTGGTCCTCTCGGACCCCAGCCCGGGCTGGCCGCGGCGCACCCCCTCGGTGCCGCGGCGAAAGCGCAAGATCACGTCGGAGACCATCACCCCGTACCTGCTGGTGCTTCCGGTGCTGCTGATCCTCCTGGTCTTCCGGATCTACCCGCTGCTGCTCGGCATCAACTTCTCCTTCACCGGAGACCAGGAGCTGAACGGCGTGTTCGTCGGCTTCGACAACTACCTGTTCCTCCTGCAGGACGAGCGCTTCCAGGCCTCCGCCCGCAACGTGCTCGTGGTGCTGCTGTTCGTGCCGATCGAGGTGCTCGTCGCCGGGCTCCTCGCGACCTTCATCTTCGTGAAGGTGCCCGGGCACCGCTTCTACCGGAGCGTCTACTTCCTGCCGGTCGTGCTCTCGCCGATCATCATCGGCGCGATCTTCAACATCGTGCTCGGTGCGAACGGCCCGCTGAACGCCATGGCCGAGTCGATCGGCCTGCCGACCGTCGATTACCTCGGCCAGACCATGACCGCGCTGCCGAGCGTGCTCGCAGTGCACATCTGGGCGACGTTCGGCATGGCGCTGGTCATCTTCCTCGCCGGCTTCTCGACCCTCGACCAGCAGCTGCTCGACGCGGCCAGGATCGACGGGGCGAACTTCCCCCAGACCATCTGGCACGTGATCATCCCCGGCCTCAGCCAGACCATCCAGTTCGTGTTCGTCACGACCACCATCGGCATGCTCACGGGCCTCTTCGGCCTGCTGTACACGATGACGGCCGGCGGCCCCGGCGCGGCGTCGTACCTGCCCGAGTTCCTCATCTGGAAGCTCAACGGCGAGGCGCGCCCGGCGCTGGCCTCCGCGGCATCCGTGTTCCTGCTGCTGATCGTGCTCGTGATCGGGCTCATCCAGATCCGCGTGCTCCGTCGCGCCACGAAGGAGTCGTGA
- a CDS encoding ABC transporter substrate-binding protein: MKRFVAPVAIGVGAVLALSACGGAATTPTGESADDGKLVIWNWGNSDDAAAAYQDEVLAVFAESHPDVEVEIVSQPFDQYYTLLGSAIEAGTGPDLALFNGGTQLKSRTNQLTPVTEQLADIHDQLAGWPAFEDGGETYSAPMFLQGFPIYYNKAIFAEAGLDPENPPTTWDELADACDAIASETDVSCFALGNKEGLGIEFFLSGFASGIFTPEEYDAWIDGERDWESEHATQVLQLWADTAADGWYNDGANSTAMFNDSFDLFSGGSAAMVIGLSSGIAHWKQFDDFLGDDLGFMMPVTVNDGTTLALPIEGGIGYGVLNADKVDLGVDWIKATVDRDALANYSIAGGQIVSDTTIELDTDIQSAQDIVAELPGSKPLLHTALGGDTLDLLHRLGQQMLVGEVTVDDAASQLAASEG; the protein is encoded by the coding sequence ATGAAGCGGTTCGTAGCACCGGTCGCCATCGGAGTCGGGGCGGTCCTCGCCCTCTCCGCGTGTGGCGGCGCAGCAACCACCCCCACCGGAGAGTCGGCGGACGACGGCAAGCTCGTCATCTGGAACTGGGGCAACTCCGACGACGCGGCGGCCGCGTACCAGGACGAGGTCCTCGCGGTCTTCGCCGAGTCGCACCCCGACGTCGAGGTCGAGATCGTCTCGCAGCCGTTCGACCAGTACTACACGCTGCTCGGCTCGGCCATCGAGGCCGGCACCGGCCCCGACCTGGCCCTGTTCAACGGCGGCACGCAGCTGAAGTCCCGCACCAACCAGCTGACCCCGGTCACCGAGCAGCTCGCCGACATCCACGACCAGCTCGCCGGTTGGCCCGCCTTCGAGGACGGCGGCGAGACCTACTCGGCCCCGATGTTCCTCCAGGGCTTCCCGATCTACTACAACAAGGCGATCTTCGCCGAGGCCGGCCTCGACCCCGAGAACCCGCCGACCACGTGGGACGAGCTGGCCGACGCCTGCGACGCCATCGCGAGCGAGACCGACGTCTCCTGCTTCGCGCTCGGCAACAAGGAGGGCCTCGGCATCGAGTTCTTCCTCTCCGGCTTCGCCTCGGGCATCTTCACCCCCGAGGAGTACGACGCGTGGATCGACGGCGAGCGCGACTGGGAGTCGGAGCACGCTACGCAGGTGCTCCAGCTCTGGGCCGACACCGCCGCCGACGGCTGGTACAACGACGGCGCGAACTCCACCGCGATGTTCAACGACTCGTTCGACCTGTTCTCGGGCGGCAGCGCCGCCATGGTCATCGGCCTCTCCTCGGGCATCGCCCACTGGAAGCAGTTCGACGACTTCCTCGGTGACGACCTCGGCTTCATGATGCCGGTCACGGTCAACGACGGCACCACGCTGGCGCTCCCGATCGAGGGTGGCATCGGCTACGGCGTGCTGAACGCCGACAAGGTCGACCTCGGCGTCGACTGGATCAAGGCGACCGTCGACCGCGACGCGCTGGCGAACTACTCGATCGCCGGCGGCCAGATCGTCTCCGACACCACCATCGAACTCGACACCGACATCCAGTCCGCGCAGGACATCGTGGCGGAGCTGCCCGGCAGCAAGCCGCTCCTGCACACGGCGCTCGGCGGCGACACGCTCGACCTCCTCCACCGCCTCGGCCAGCAGATGCTGGTCGGCGAGGTGACCGTCGACGACGCGGCGAGCCAGCTGGCGGCTTCGGAAGGCTGA
- a CDS encoding SDR family NAD(P)-dependent oxidoreductase, protein MSAGAFDGLVAVVTGGASGIGLATATALAGAGATVAVLDLNADGLPEGIAGYTADVTDRVSVESAIAAVAADHGGIDVLVNNTGVSSVGTVEEASDGEWARVLDVNVVGMARVSAAALPWLRRSEHAAIVNMCSIAALNGLPQRVVYGASKGAVMGLTYAMATDHIGEGIRVNCVSPATVYTPFVERMLQGFDDPVAERAALDARQATGRMVTPDEVAAAVLYLADPRSVSLAGISLDVDAGVTHLRVRPKG, encoded by the coding sequence ATGAGCGCCGGTGCGTTCGACGGCCTCGTCGCGGTCGTGACGGGCGGCGCGTCCGGCATCGGCCTCGCGACGGCGACCGCGCTCGCCGGGGCGGGTGCCACGGTCGCCGTGCTCGACCTCAACGCCGACGGGCTGCCCGAGGGCATCGCCGGCTACACCGCCGACGTCACCGACCGCGTGTCCGTCGAGTCCGCGATCGCCGCGGTCGCGGCCGACCACGGCGGCATCGACGTGCTGGTGAACAACACGGGCGTGAGCTCGGTCGGCACCGTCGAGGAGGCATCCGACGGGGAGTGGGCGCGCGTACTCGACGTGAACGTCGTGGGCATGGCCCGCGTGAGCGCCGCGGCGCTGCCCTGGCTGCGTCGATCGGAGCACGCGGCGATCGTGAACATGTGCTCGATCGCGGCGCTGAACGGCCTGCCCCAGCGCGTGGTGTACGGCGCGTCGAAGGGTGCCGTCATGGGCCTCACCTACGCGATGGCGACCGATCACATCGGGGAGGGGATCCGGGTCAACTGCGTGAGCCCCGCGACCGTGTACACCCCGTTCGTCGAGCGGATGCTGCAGGGCTTCGACGACCCCGTCGCCGAGCGCGCCGCGCTCGACGCGCGCCAGGCGACCGGTCGCATGGTGACGCCCGACGAGGTCGCGGCCGCCGTGCTGTACCTCGCGGACCCGCGTTCGGTCTCGCTCGCGGGCATCTCGCTCGACGTCGACGCGGGCGTCACCCACCTGCGGGTTCGTCCGAAGGGCTGA